In Onychostoma macrolepis isolate SWU-2019 chromosome 06, ASM1243209v1, whole genome shotgun sequence, one DNA window encodes the following:
- the hyal1 gene encoding hyaluronidase-1 isoform X2, whose protein sequence is MDGLGRGTCPLAVFAICFASVLGRPSSFLTHLPFFSVWNAPTERCTSRFGVELDLSVFDIVHNRDQAFMGDNITIFYSDKLGEYPYYGIGGQPVYGGVPQNASLDQHIWKADNDLRTDIPDLGFHGLAVIDWEKWRPLWERNWDTKEIYWNGSRALVKAKHPTWKPDQIEKEAVREFEDASRAFMEETLKLGRRERPGGLWGFYGFPCCYNYQYKKNETYTGECPALEMKRNDKLAWLWNVSSALYPDIYLDLGLRGRGRDILLYSRHRILEALRVREQTTHLPPSVFPYARIAYTYSMELLSQEDLVHTIGESVALGAAGVVLWGDGNYSQTKKACETVRDYLDYTLGHYIVNVTEAAFLCSQTVCSSKGRCIRRDPSGTAYLHLDPAEWSIVPRTKLLGPVSRGPSYVAHRRFRTVEGESSRFAASFRCQCFPGWEGEQCQKPVPVEPFT, encoded by the exons ATGGACGGGCTTGGACGTGGGACATGTCCTCTGGCGGTGTTCGCCATATGTTTTGCGTCTGTTCTGGGCCGTCCATCCTCCTTTCTCACCCATCTCCCGTTTTTTTCCGTATGGAACGCGCCAACAGAGCGATGCACGTCTCGATTTGGGGTCGAGCTGGATTTAAGTGTCTTTGACATTGTGCACAACCGTGACCAGGCCTTCATGGGAGACAACATCACTATCTTCTACTCTGACAAGCTGGGAGAGTATCCTTACTATGGGATTGGCGGTCAACCAGTATATGGAGGCGTTCCTCAAAACGCCAGCCTGGACCAGCACATCTGGAAGGCCGACAACGACCTGAGGACTGACATCCCAGATTTGGGATTTCACGGGCTTGCTGTCATCGACTGGGAAAAGTGGAGGCCGCTGTGGGAACGTAACTGGGACACTAAGGAAATCTACTGGAATGGCTCCAGGGCTTTAGTGAAAGCCAAACATCCTACTTGGAAGCCGGATCAGATAGAAAAGGAAGCGGTGAGGGAATTCGAGGACGCTTCACGGGCCTTCATGGAGGAGACATTAAAACTGGGCCGTAGAGAGCGTCCTGGAGGGTTATGGGGGTTTTATGGCTTCCCCTGCTGCTATAATTATCAGTACAAGAAGAATGAGACATACACAGGTGAGTGTCCTGCTCTGGAGATGAAGAGGAATGATAAACTGGCCTGGCTGTGGAACGTCAGCTCGGCCCTGTACCCTGATATCTATCTGGATCTCGGGCTCCGGGGCCGCGGTCGGGATATCTTGCTGTACAGCCGCCATCGGATCCTGGAGGCCCTGAGGGTGAGGGAACAGACCACCCATCTGCCTCCATCTGTCTTCCCCTACGCCAGGATCGCCTACACCTACTCCATGGAGTTGCTCTCACAG GAGGACTTGGTGCACACTATCGGTGAGAGTGTAGCTCTAGGAGCTGCTGGTGTCGTGCTGTGGGGAGATGGAAACTACTCTCAAACGAAG AAGGCCTGTGAAACGGTTCGGGACTACCTGGATTACACGCTTGGCCACTACATTGTGAACGTGACGGAGGCGGCATTTCTCTGCAGCCAGACCGTGTGCTCGTCCAAGGGCCGGTGTATCAGGAGAGACCCGAGCGGCACGGCCTACCTGCATCTCGACCCAGCCGAATGGTCCATCGTTCCCAGAACTAAGCTGCTCGGGCCCGTTAGCAGGGGTCCGTCTTATGTAGCCCACAGGAGGTTCAGGACGGTTGAAGGAGAAAGTAGTAGATTCGCAGCCAGCTTTAGGTGCCAGTGTTTCCCAGGCTGGGAAGGAGAACAGTGTCAGAAACCAGTGCCTGTAGAACCGTTTACATGA
- the hyal1 gene encoding hyaluronidase-1 isoform X1 produces the protein MDGLGRGTCPLAVFAICFASVLGRPSSFLTHLPFFSVWNAPTERCTSRFGVELDLSVFDIVHNRDQAFMGDNITIFYSDKLGEYPYYGIGGQPVYGGVPQNASLDQHIWKADNDLRTDIPDLGFHGLAVIDWEKWRPLWERNWDTKEIYWNGSRALVKAKHPTWKPDQIEKEAVREFEDASRAFMEETLKLGRRERPGGLWGFYGFPCCYNYQYKKNETYTGECPALEMKRNDKLAWLWNVSSALYPDIYLDLGLRGRGRDILLYSRHRILEALRVREQTTHLPPSVFPYARIAYTYSMELLSQEDLVHTIGESVALGAAGVVLWGDGNYSQTKKACETVRDYLDYTLGHYIVNVTEAAFLCSQTVCSSRAGVSGETRRHGLPASRPSRMVHRSQN, from the exons ATGGACGGGCTTGGACGTGGGACATGTCCTCTGGCGGTGTTCGCCATATGTTTTGCGTCTGTTCTGGGCCGTCCATCCTCCTTTCTCACCCATCTCCCGTTTTTTTCCGTATGGAACGCGCCAACAGAGCGATGCACGTCTCGATTTGGGGTCGAGCTGGATTTAAGTGTCTTTGACATTGTGCACAACCGTGACCAGGCCTTCATGGGAGACAACATCACTATCTTCTACTCTGACAAGCTGGGAGAGTATCCTTACTATGGGATTGGCGGTCAACCAGTATATGGAGGCGTTCCTCAAAACGCCAGCCTGGACCAGCACATCTGGAAGGCCGACAACGACCTGAGGACTGACATCCCAGATTTGGGATTTCACGGGCTTGCTGTCATCGACTGGGAAAAGTGGAGGCCGCTGTGGGAACGTAACTGGGACACTAAGGAAATCTACTGGAATGGCTCCAGGGCTTTAGTGAAAGCCAAACATCCTACTTGGAAGCCGGATCAGATAGAAAAGGAAGCGGTGAGGGAATTCGAGGACGCTTCACGGGCCTTCATGGAGGAGACATTAAAACTGGGCCGTAGAGAGCGTCCTGGAGGGTTATGGGGGTTTTATGGCTTCCCCTGCTGCTATAATTATCAGTACAAGAAGAATGAGACATACACAGGTGAGTGTCCTGCTCTGGAGATGAAGAGGAATGATAAACTGGCCTGGCTGTGGAACGTCAGCTCGGCCCTGTACCCTGATATCTATCTGGATCTCGGGCTCCGGGGCCGCGGTCGGGATATCTTGCTGTACAGCCGCCATCGGATCCTGGAGGCCCTGAGGGTGAGGGAACAGACCACCCATCTGCCTCCATCTGTCTTCCCCTACGCCAGGATCGCCTACACCTACTCCATGGAGTTGCTCTCACAG GAGGACTTGGTGCACACTATCGGTGAGAGTGTAGCTCTAGGAGCTGCTGGTGTCGTGCTGTGGGGAGATGGAAACTACTCTCAAACGAAG AAGGCCTGTGAAACGGTTCGGGACTACCTGGATTACACGCTTGGCCACTACATTGTGAACGTGACGGAGGCGGCATTTCTCTGCAGCCAGACCGTGTGCTCGTCAAGGGCCGGTGTATCAGGAGAGACCCGGCGGCACGGCCTACCTGCATCTCGACCCAGCCGAATGGTCCATCGTTCCCAGAACTAA
- the hyal2a gene encoding hyaluronidase-2 has protein sequence MTEVMACWIQLHWRIWLLVPLALDHLALAEDLKPTRWPLYPQKPLVLVWNAPTEDCRPRHNVHLQLDQFQIVASPNEGFTKQNLTMFYKDRLGLYPYYQDGVAVNGGLPQIASLTEHEEKMPEGIAKYIRDPSARGLAVIDWEEWRPIWIRNWDTKAIYKSQSQLLVAQKKTELTQIQINKIAQQEFEMSSRMFMLKTLRLAKSLRPNQLWGFYLFPDCYNHDYLRSLENYTGRCPDVEVARNDQLKWLWTESTALFPSIYMKSVLRSTSSARQFVRNRVKEGMRLASVGEGLARPVFVYSRPTYDDELELLTEMDLVSTIGESVALGAAGIVFWGEAAYASNSAICSSLNQYLRGPLGRYLLNVSTAAEQCSRFLCSSHGRCLRRHPDTDTYLHLDPQTHTIVGQGSELRVKGDVSVEEQRRLSEDFQCQCFSGYQGERCDLVDPLQQRGDGHALKALWIYLLTPLLLHSLT, from the exons ATGACTGAAGTCATGGCTTGTTGGATCCAGCTTCATTGGAGAATCTGGTTGTTGGTTCCACTGGCTCTGGATCATCTTGCTCTTGCTGAAGATCTGAAGCCCACCAGATGGCCTCTTTACCCTCAGAAGCCTCTGGTTCTGGTCTGGAATGCCCCGACAGAAGACTGCAGGCCTCGGCACAACGTCCACCTCCAGCTCGATCAGTTTCAGATTGTGGCCTCTCCGAATGAAGGCTTCACCAAGCAGAACCTCACCATGTTCTACAAAGACCGCCTAGGCCTGTATCCATACTATCAGGATGGAGTGGCCGTCAACGGTGGACTACCACAGATCGCCAGCCTCACGGAACACGAAGAGAAGATGCCGGAGGGGATCGCAAAGTACATTCGCGACCCGTCTGCACGAGGCCTGGCCGTGATTGACTGGGAGGAATGGCGTCCGATTTGGATACGGAATTGGGACACCAAAGCCATTTACAAGAGCCAGTCGCAGCTCTTAGTGgcccaaaaaaaaacagagttgACTCAAATCCAGATAAACAAAATAGCCCAGCAGGAGTTTGAGATGTCCAGCCGTATGTTCATGCTGAAGACGTTACGGCTGGCCAAAAGCTTGCGTCCAAACCAGCTTTGGGGCTTCTACCTCTTTCCTGACTGCTATAACCATGACTATCTTCGCAGTCTGGAGAACTACACGGGACGCTGCCCGGATGTGGAGGTGGCCAGGAACGACCAGCTGAAGTGGCTGTGGACTGAAAGCACGGCTCTGTTTCCATCCATTTACATGAAGTCTGTGTTGCGTTCGACATCCTCCGCTCGCCAGTTCGTCCGAAACCGGGTGAAGGAGGGAATGAGATTGGCATCAGTGGGAGAGGGATTGGCACGTCCTGTTTTTGTCTACAGCCGCCCTACATATGACGATGAGCTGGAACTGCTGACAGAG ATGGATTTGGTGTCCACCATTGGAGAAAGTGTGGCTCTGGGTGCAGCTGGTATCGTTTTCTGGGGTGAAGCTGCTTATGCCAGCAACAGT GCCATTTGTTCCAGTTTGAACCAGTACTTGCGGGGTCCACTGGGCCGTTACCTCCTCAACGTCTCCACAGCAGCCGAGCAGTGCAGTCGCTTCCTGTGCAGTTCCCACGGTCGCTGTCTGCGCAGACATCCGGACACGGACACGTATCTGCATCTTGACCCACAGACGCACACAATAGTAGGCCAGGGGAGCGAACTGCGCGTGAAGGGAGACGTGAGCGTGGAAGAGCAGCGGCGGCTGAGCGAAGACTTCCAGTGCCAGTGTTTTAGTGGGTATCAGGGCGAGAGGTGTGATCTCGTGGACCCTCTTCAGCAGCGAGGAGACGGACATGCACTGAAAGCATTATGGATTTACCTCCTAACTCCATTGCTGCTGCATTCACTGACCTGA